The Girardinichthys multiradiatus isolate DD_20200921_A chromosome Y, DD_fGirMul_XY1, whole genome shotgun sequence genome has a window encoding:
- the LOC124864367 gene encoding retinoic acid-induced protein 1-like, giving the protein MQSFRERTSGYHSNQPCYQQEPHELSRLETYRQHPHHPQPQHPHPGPGPHPGPGPGHNRSSYEAMSNTANVPTAGAAGIGGPKDCYSQQNYSGYPGTTAGGGNGGSPASQTKKSFRGNKVPPPSLSQHLQGHGGYSNHMGPGNYSAQYMSENHLQQKWEDPAQLAQYEQEMVGRLEAGASPAPGSSQYMDSNMLGHSQTPCHQPSTPSYTSPHHQPHPPNPAPSPLMYPQGHLHYPQPSPSPSPYMEKCSPMPHCYKGYNIPPNSQYGRQLSSHSSLKQGVYRSTPNSYGYQQPTPRGYEQQTSLQAMTNPQESHPKYQHYNQPQQNYCLSELPVRSPEQYYQTCSPSSSHSPARSVGRSPSYSSTPSPLMTNPESFQYGQPPMTPGAASSSSSSSAGMQDQANVNTMLMPPRSHPSPNISHTASHSYTTTPQAPIMKERFSEKLLSNPSLWSLNALTSQVENISNNVQQLLLSEALVANKKGSKRSSGGSNSSIGSGASTKKGEEYKSPPYSDSGGNMSGGPMHEPYSTPQHQPLPMELHEGGYSSSSDEPLDRGYYYFGQGRSPAQAHNNTQLSLDTASSCSIASPDDMSTRSGDSGLHNLTPDPIRCQAGQGGDGMSTPAKSIGDERSPTSITIPSPLKQESDSPSNIQHINQPVKENFEESAWTEKPAEKEEEAIEKTLDFINNSDSTNPTEKQEKWTGEEKCPAFYNKINTDIADKNYCYEETMYQEVHSKYDSDARDSVEQSPDDLSDSSNKDHFSQVMKSEAFKSESPTASESSVKTLPFISRGDLEQDQYSTEKDDSSANTSPTPQAEVLEACSYDKKESRNKEDDKEAGEERGEDKANEDEKEENEKSSLSQLLLGEVEVEEGKKETQSLTRDHMNNEDIQGSPSEDICSRIESQNLALNTDSDFARGPGHLNAAAATTATDASTKESAIGDTVPQPQSAMPIFSALNDKAAPPAQARDHIDHSDAKVLEPDSPQLPGKSILPSAPSWADTPPSPQKGDDDIEPGISCASAVTPLTKPEPMVPSAQPRTYGRKYARGRRRMMHSGVVLRRQLSLQKEEEKVAEETNSSTQKTSMSPSKTILFSDQTNLAHQDSIVSQTPKVLKDGFQSRMCTRSFNSPDLQTKVEPNVKRKPGPKPGSKPRPKPSAKPVSKPGFKPSLKSGPKPGPKPGKKTGQKPAPNESEVHLKTETTVRQKPGPKPGSKPGPKPGLKLGPKPALRPGLKPGIKPAEVLTATDSAPIKAPVGRPRGSISKAKLMNQDVSRQQVQEKQSRARKALKTTTLRDNQDVKPQPEEKQASPEVKVPERENNNMVLRSRKPSQDKLSKEKERGVEDIQTQTPTENKLRDISLKVEETTVVEKILPPDADTMITDVPIHLPAPLAKPVLSEASKEKTVPTLKRKSSPEICTPPVKKKRGPKPKLRTLSPQPVLFEKALPASKEKSVRGPRRKRGPPRKASLGITTTKDILPNNSGSSNSDVSVVPPLCPTKTKVLPPRKGRGQKYEAMVQKITSPSSKKHLPASQQDSSLSDDITSKAFPEFVLKEGETSIQINNTEKTEFTKEEMKQQEGAITMDVSQESGKHELSQEESTINIVRPLVEDEIINRNDRRQEKSKPESKIDTVNEALTSTETSLEVGAVVERTQQTSESVSTDATKSFRTKRKRWAMVESTDASVVALEADSLIITTPRLAKQRAIKNNHEMHLKQRRKKRKGEANLEENETVDETNTTTETLQPVERIEEKVATTESTERLPTNQDKFTETHQSVSTELIQKPRRGRKPSANPTKRKRSQASMEQTPGKPVKIHKKPGPKPGMKDAIEVIESVVREAGCEQDKKEEREKEERERREQEKTESEETSIVGPVLTVTEKNMVVNSVKRCRSRPFNRNSKLSFCPYVRINNSRDFSSWCAIVNKPEDAVVFQRRRKKGILRMRNPFTVAKVVPHTAAMQLGPLVNTNLSDKRPTCCLCGKPPNYKDLGDLCGPYYTEDSIPRKILTITHAQFFREDTNKIDRNHSSSSEEPGTSSKTEDMVNSDKEGNTEPSSEVAGNSRQHHRHYRRLVRPERPCQEGGPRRLTLRERFRRMNQLQNICTVASKDQEDNESTFQRLQMEAVAKQHWAHENCTIWTKGIIMVAGRLYGLKEAASKSAQTSCHKCQILGASLSCCWRGCSYKYHYICAKEISCKFHEDDFSIKCPKHEDL; this is encoded by the exons ATGCAGTCCTTCCGCGAGCGCACCAGTGGTTACCACAGCAACCAACCTTGCTATCAGCAGGAGCCCCATGAATTATCTCGCCTGGAGACCTACCGACAACACCCACATCATCCCCAACCACAGCATCCACACCCAGGCCCTGGTCCACATCCAGGCCCTGGCCCAGGACACAACAGGTCAAGCTATGAGGCTATGTCTAACACAGCAAATGTGCCAACTGCAGGAGCAGCTGGAATTGGAGGACCCAAGGACTGTTACAGCCAACAAAACTATTCTGGGTACCCAGGAACTACTGCAGGTGGTGGAAATGGGGGCTCACCAGcctcacaaacaaaaaaatccttcAGAGGAAACAAAGTTCCCCCACCAAGCCTCAGTCAACACCTGCAGGGTCATGGGGGCTATAGTAATCACATGGGCCCAGGAAATTATTCTGCCCAGTATATGAGCGAGAATCATCTCCAGCAGAAGTGGGAGGACCCGGCACAGTTAGCACAGTATGAACAGGAGATGGTGGGTCGACTGGAGGCAGGTGCATCCCCAGCACCTGGCTCCTCCCAGTACATGGACTCGAACATGTTAGGACACTCCCAAACCCCATGCCATCAGCCTTCTACCCCAAGTTACACAAGCCCACACCACCAGCCCCACCCTCCTAACCCTGCACCCTCACCTCTCATGTATCCCCAGGGTCACCTACACTACCCTCAACCCTCCCCTTCTCCATCCCCATACATGGAAAAATGCAGTCCCATGCCCCATTGTTATAAAGGCTACAACATACCTCCAAATTCCCAGTATGGCAGACAGCTGAGTAGTCATAGCAGTCTGAAGCAGGGAGTCTACAGGTCAACCCCAAACAGCTATGGGTACCAGCAGCCAACACCCAGAGGTTATGAGCAGCAGACCTCTTTACAGGCAATGACCAATCCCCAAGAATCCCACCCTAAATACCAGCACTATAACCAACCACAGCAAAATTACTGTCTTTCGGAGCTCCCTGTCAGATCTCCAGAACAGTATTATCAGACTTGTAGCCCTTCCTCAAGCCATTCCCCTGCTCGCTCTGTCGGCCGCTCGCCCTCATATAGTTCCACCCCTTCACCATTAATGACCAATCCAGAGTCTTTCCAGTATGGCCAACCACCAATGACACCGGGAGCAGCCTCCTCCTCGTCATCTTCTTCAGCTGGTATGCAAGATCAAGCCAATGTGAACACCATGCTGATGCCCCCAAGGTCTCACCCTTCACCTAACATATCCCACACAGCATCCCACAGCTATACCACTACACCACAAGCGCCCATAATGAAAGAGCGCTTCTCAGAGAAGCTGTTATCAAACCCCAGCTTGTGGAGCCTAAACGCTCTCACCTCTCAGGTGGAGAATATCTCCAATAATGTCCAACAGCTTCTGCTTTCAGAAGCGCTGGTTGCAAACAAAAAAGGCAGTAAGCGCAGCAGTGGTGGGAGCAACAGCAGCATTGGAAGTGGGGCTTCCACCAAGAAGGGTGAAGAATACAAAAGTCCTCCATATTCAGACAGTGGTGGTAATATGAGTGGAGGCCCCATGCATGAACCTTACTCTACTCCACAGCACCAACCATTGCCTATGGAACTCCATGAGGGTGGCTACTCCAGCAGTAGTGATGAACCATTGGACAGAGGCTACTATTATTTTGGCCAGGGCAGAAGTCCAGCTCAGGCCCATAACAATACACAACTCAGTCTGGACACGGCGTCATCTTGCTCTATTGCTTCTCCAGATGATATGTCTACCAGGTCTGGGGACTCAGGTCTGCACAACCTTACACCTGATCCTATAAGATGTCAGGCAGGGCAAGGAGGAGATGGCATGAGTACTCCAGCGAAGAGCATTGGTGATGAGAGGTCTCCAACAAGTATTACAATCCCCAGTCCCCTGAAACAAGAAAGTGACTCCCCATCAAATATACAACATATCAATCAGCCTGTAAAAGAGAACTTTGAAGAATCAGCTTGGACGGAAAAACCTGCTGAAAAAGAAGAGGAAGCAATAGAGAAAACTCTTGACTTCATAAACAATTCAGACTCAACCAACCCTACAGAGAAACAAGAGAAATGGACAGGTGAGGAAAAATGCCCAGCTTtctacaacaaaataaacacgGATATTGCAGACAAAAACTATTGCTATGAGGAGACGATGTACCAAGAGGTCCACAGCAAATATGACTCAGATGCAAGAGACTCAGTAGAACAGTCCCCAGATGACCTCTCTGATTCCAGTAACAAAGATCACTTTAGTCAAGTGATGAAGTCAGAGGCATTCAAATCTGAATCTCCAACTGCATCTGAGAGTTCTGTAAAAACTTTGCCTTTCATTTCAAGAGGAGACCTTGAGCAGGATCAATACTCCACAGAGAAAGATGACAGTTCAGCAAACACTTCTCCAACTCCCCAAGCTGAAGTCCTGGAAGCGTGTAGCTATGACAAGAAGGAGAGCAGAAATAAGGAGGATGACAAAGAGGCAGGAGAGGAGAGGGGAGAAGATAAGGCAAATGAGGatgagaaagaagaaaatgaaaaaagttctCTTTCACAGCTTTTGCTTGGAGAAGTAGAAGtagaggaaggaaagaaagaaacccAGTCATTAACTCGAGATCACATGAATAATGAAGATATCCAAGGGAGTCCATCTGAAGATATCTGCAGCAGGATTGAAAGTCAAAATTTAGCACTCAATACCGACAGTGATTTTGCACGGGGACCTGGTCATCTAAATGCAGCAGCAGCTACGACAGCAACAGATGCTTCAACAAAGGAGTCAGCTATTGGTGACACAGTACCTCAGCCTCAGTCTGCTATGCCAATCTTCTCTGCTCTCAATGACAAGGCTGCTCCTCCTGCTCAGGCTAGAGATCATATTGATCACAGCGATGCTAAGGTCCTGGAGCCAGACTCTCCTCAACTGCCAGGGAAGTCAATATTACCCTCTGCCCCTTCCTGGGCAGACACTCCACCATCTCCTCAAAAAGGCGATGATGATATAGAACCAGGCATAAGTTGTGCCAGTGCTGTGACACCACTGACAAAGCCAGAACCTATGGTCCCATCTGCTCAGCCAAGGACATATGGACGCAAGTATGCTAGAGGAAGAAGGAGAATGATGCATTCAGGCGTGGTGCTAAGGCGACAACTAAGCTTacagaaggaggaagagaaggTGGCCGAAGAAACAAACTCTTCTACGCAAAAAACAAGCATGTCTCCAAGCAAGACTATTTTATTCTCTGATCAAACTAACCTTGCTCATCAGGATTCTATTGTGAGCCAGACTCCTAAAGTGCTGAAAGATGGTTTTCAGTCAAGAATGTGCACTCGCTCGTTTAATTCTCCAGATTTGCAAACAAAAGTCGAACCTAATGTGAAGAGAAAACCAGGTCCAAAACCCGGATCTAAGCCAAGGCCAAAACCAAGTGCAAAGCCAGTGTCAAAACCGGGTTTTAAACCTAGCCTAAAGTCAGGTCCCAAACCTGGACCAAAACCTGGAAAGAAGACAGGACAAAAACCTGCACCAAATGAATCAGAAGTTCATCTGAAAACTGAAACCACTGTAAGACAAAAACCAGGGCCAAAACCAGGTTCAAAGCCTGGACCAAAGCCTGGATTGAAACTTGGACCAAAACCAGCCCTGAGACCAGGTCTAAAACCTGGCATCAAGCCCGCTGAGGTTTTGACCGCCACAGATTCTGCTCCCATCAAAGCCCCAGTAGGTCGCCCCAGGGGCTCAATTTCAAAAGCAAAATTGATGAACCAGGACGTTTCAAGGCAACAAGTCCAAGAAAAGCAAAGCAGGGCCAGGAAAGCTCTGAAAACTACAACACTCCGGGATAACCAGGATGTAAAACCTCAACCAGAGGAAAAACAAGCTTCTCCAGAGGTAAAGGTACCAGAGAGGGAGAACAACAATATGGTCTTAAGATCCAGAAAACCCTCACAGGATAAACtatcaaaagaaaaagaaaggggAGTGGAAGACATTCAAACCCAAAcaccaacagaaaataaactccGTGATATTTCTCTAAAAGTAGAAGAGACCACAGTCGTGGAAAAAATTCTACCTCCAGACGCTGATACCATGATAACAGATGTTCCCATACACTTACCTGCACCACTTGCAAAGCCAGTCTTATCTGAGGCATCTAAGGAAAAGACAGTACCTACACTAAAGCGCAAATCTAGCCCAGAAATCTGCACACcacctgtaaaaaagaaaagaggtcCAAAGCCCAAATTAAGAACTTTGTCACCTCAACCAGTCCTGTTTGAAAAGGCTCTACCCGCATCCAAAGAGAAAAGTGTCCGAGGCCCCAGAAGAAAGCGAGGACCACCCAGGAAAGCTTCTCTGGGCATTACAACAACCAAAGACATTCTTCCTAACAACAGTGGATCTTCTAACAGTGATGTGTCTGTGGTGCCTCCATTGTGCCCCACTAAAACAAAGGTCCTCCCCCCACGCAAAGGCAGAGGGCAGAAATATGAGGCAATGGTACAAAAGATTACATCTCCTAGCTCAAAGAAACACCTCCCAGCTAGCCAACAAGACAGCAGTCTAAGTGACGATATTACATCTAAGGCTTTTCCTGAATTTGTCCTTAAGGAAGGGGAGACttcaattcaaataaataacaCTGAGAAAACAGAGTTTACAAAGGAGGAAATGAAACAGCAAGAAGGAGCAATCACAATGGACGTATCACAAGAAAGTGGAAAGCATGAGCTAAGTCAAGAGGAATCAACAATAAATATAGTGAGACCATTAGTGGAAGATGAGATTATAAACAGGAATGACAGAAGACAGGAAAAAAGTAAACCAGAATCCAAGATAGACACGGTCAATGAGGCTTTGACCTCAACAGAGACATCATTAGAAGTTGGGGCTGTAGTTGAGAGGACACAACAGACTTCAGAGAGTGTTTCTACTGATGCCACAAAGTCTTTCAGAACTAAGAGAAAAAGGTGGGCCATGGTGGAAAGTACAGATGCATCAGTAGTAGCTTTGGAAGCAGACAGtctcataatcacaacaccaagGCTTGCAAAACAGAGAGCCATTAAGAACAACCATGAAATGCACCTTAAAcaaaggaggaagaagagaaaagGAGAGGCCAATTTAGAGGAAAATGAGACAGTAGATGagacaaacacaacaacagaaACATTGCAACCTGTGGAAAGGATAGAGGAGAAggtggccaccacagagtccacaGAACGTCTACCAACTAACCAGGATAAGTTCACAGAAACCCATCAGTCTGTCTCCACAGAACTTATTCAGAAACCTCGAAGAGGCCGAAAACCGTCAGCAAACCCAACCAAACGGAAAAGAAGCCAAGCCTCAATGGAACAGACACCTGGAAAGCCAGTAAAGATTCACAAAAAACCTGGGCCAAAACCTGGGATGAAAGATGCCATTGAGGTTATTGAGTCAGTTGTGAGGGAAGCTGGATGTGAACAGGACAAAAAAgaggaaagagaaaaagaagaaagggaAAGAAGGGAACAAGAGAAGACAGAAAGCGAGGAGACTAGTATTGTGGGTCCTGTGCTGactgtaacagaaaaaaacatggtgGTCAACTCTGTGAAAAGATGTAGGAGCAGACCATTCAACCGAAATTCCAAACTATCTTTTTGTCCTTATGTACGGATCAACAACTCCAGAGACTTTTCCTCTTGGTGTGCCATAGTCAACAAGCCTGAAGACGCCGTTGTATTTCAGAGACGGAGAAAAAAGGGCATACTTAGAATGAGGAATCCTTTCACGGTTGCTAAAGTAGTCCCACACACTGCTGCCATGCAACTAGGACCATTGGTAAATACAAATCTATCTGATAAGCGTCCTACATGTTGCTTGTGTGGGAAACCGCCAAACTATAAGGACCTAGGAGATTTGTGTGGACCCTACTACACAGAAGATAGTATTCCACGGAAAATTCTGACTATCACACACGCGCAATTCTTCAGGGAAGACACCAACAAGATTGACAGGAATCATAGTAGCAGTAGTGAAGAACCAGGTACCTCCTCAAAGACAGAAGATATGGTGAACTCAGACAAGGAGGGAAATACAGAACCTTCATCTGAAGTGGCTGGTAACAGCAGGCAGCATCACCGGCATTACCGACGGCTAGTGAGACCGGAAAGACCTTGTCAGGAGGGTGGTCCGAGAAGACTCACTCTCAGAGAGAGATTCAGGAGAATGAACCAGCTCCAAAACATCTGCACGGTTGCTTCGAAAGACCAAGAGGACAATGAAAGCACGTTCCAAAGGCTACAAATGGAGGCTGTGGCCAAACAGCACTGGGCTCATGAAAACTGTACCATCTGGACCAAGGGGATAATTATGGTAGCTGGAAGGTTATATGGACTGAAGGAAGCTGCCAGCAAGTCAGCTCAAACG AGCTGTCACAAGTGCCAGATTTTGGGGGCATCCCTCAGTTGCTGTTGGAGAGGCTGCTCTTATAAATATCACTACATCTGCGCCAAAGAGATaa GCTGCAAATTCCACGAGGATGATTTTTCCATCAAATGCCCAAAACATGAG GACTTGTAA